A segment of the Macrobrachium nipponense isolate FS-2020 chromosome 1, ASM1510439v2, whole genome shotgun sequence genome:
agaaaccagaaattaaaattaaaagaaaaattcatctcTCAAGGCTGTTTCTTACCTTCAATGCAGCAGGAACAATTTGTCCCACTGCATTCTTCAGAGAACACGGTACCACTGCATACGTGGCTGCTCTGCACACTGAAGCAGTAACCATTATTGCCAGTGCAGGCGCTGCTTGATGAACAGACTGTGAATATATCAAGGATTTTATTCAGTTGGGCTTACTGGTCACTTCATGCTAATTTCCCCTAGACAGTCATCCTTGAATATGATTGGATTTTAGTTGTTAATGAAAATGCTGAATGAAAAGCCATTGCTGCTGCTCTGTGGCAAATACATTCAGGAacccaaaatgaaactcttcacaACAGAGTAATTTAgctaaaatataaagtaatataaaccGATAAATGAGGAAAAATTTGCCATAGGTACTTTATGggaaaaaatgaatgtatatttattacaaaagacAAACATACTATGCTCACAAATTCTAAATTTAGCTGACCTTTCCAACACATAAGGGACATCTCAGAACATATCATGACAAATTTATGAATGCCATTGCTGAAAATAATAGTCTATTTACTAGTTTACAGTCAGGTTACTACATGAACCTGTGTTTGTGTTGCaattctttccaatttcattttttatagaaATGCCCAATCTTTGTATTTTGCTCTGCTTTTGACAGTGTTAATCCCAGAAGACTAGTTTTCAAACTCATACAAATGGAAGTTGTGGCACTATCTCCTGGTACTGCTGAATTGTTAACTAATAGATCACAAAGCTTAGTTGTTGGCAGGCCCAAGAGCTACTATGTACTCTACATGTAACTTTCTTGTGGTTCTTAAGGCAGTCATCTTGgttcacttttgtttttttaatactgggTACTCATGATGTGAAGTCTGGCCCAGCATACATACTGGTTACATAGGTGGATGATGTTACTTTTTGTACTGATCTCACCTCTTAATGTAAGCCTGTGATTGCAAGTTCTCTTAAGGAATGTAATGAACCATTACAAAACTCAAAGTGCGATTGTTTTAGGGGTCTTATCCACCCAGATCTATTCATTGTCAATGAATACTGATTAAATGAGTCATTTAAAAAGTCTAAGTTCCATTCTGTACTGCAATTcacttttgagaaatatttctGGTCTATGTCATCTTCAACCACGAAGAAATTGGCAAATCAAAAAGTCTCATGAGAGTTTTAGAGATGTGTGTAGGCTCAGGAAATACTATTTCCTCAGCATACTGTGTTCTGGATACTCTTCCTAGTTAATGAAAATACTACAGCATAAAAACTTGAGCTCTTTATAAATTCCCAGTCTGTACCCATTAAACTGCCATCTGAAGTTTTCTGAATAAGAAAGCGAGCTccattgaaattttttattctgACTTTAAATTAATTCTGTCACTACCTTtctgctccttttcatattttttcatagatCTGGACATCCTTTGCATGGCAATATATGCAGTTACTTTAAACACCAGCCTAGCCTTTGCTATTGTGAGATTCAGTATCATACAGTTTCTCTGGAATAACCTTCCTAGTCATGAAGTAGACATATTGAAATTCCCGAGTGTCTGTCTAATtgcaaatgcctttttttttttatagcaggcTCATGTGattctcatttcaaaatttttaagggttttatgttttattgttgtaCTTCTGTTgccttatttcttttcttttcccttacTGGAATACATTAACTATTGGACCCACCCAAGGGCTTGTGGCACTGTGCTTTTTTCCGACTTGAGtttgtagctaagttgttaataataataattaataataaaatggtaatacTCATAATAATAGTAAGTTTTGAACATTAAACTGTCTTAATTAATTAGATCAAATAATTACAGAAAGATGAAATGGTAGAAGTTTATGCAGATTTATACACAAACACTTGACTGAGAGTGCAAGACTCTGCCATGAAAAAACTGGAAATTCGATACATTTTCGTCTCCCTTTTCAAGGTTCTCATTGAGTGACCCTTCAGGAGTTTCAGCGACTTACCTCCTGGACTGCGACAGGCACAGTCATCTCCGAGGCATTCAGTGGAATCAACTACCTTATTACAGCTACTCCAGTCTGTAGGTTTCATGCAAGATCCGCTACTGTTTCACACACCCAGgtaaaagaacagagagagaatatctggaaaagagaaaaaaatgaaaggcagtgatatcacatatatatcATGGATAAGCTCGCAAGTAGTCACTACATTCTTTCAGTCTCCTTACAAGTACTATTTGATAGCACCATAAAAGTGCTGGAAATTCAGAACACGTTTTATATGTTAAACATCACAGTGGATAACAAGTGTCTCTTGAGAATTAAAATAAGCATTATTCAGAAGGCCATCTCACTttccattatacatatatatgtacaaaaaaaaataaccttattcTACATGACATCTTCCAAGAAAAATTTTTACGTAACAAGGGTGTATCAGTACTCTCTGAAATGCCAAGACAATATGCATGGTGAAACAAAATGATTTCCAGATGCCAAAGCTATTGTAAAATgagaaaaggctaaaaaaaaaggggggggggggagaaatggtattccaaatttaaagataacagaaCCCAGGTTATGTTAAGTGACGTACTATTAATACAAAAGTGAAATGCAGCCTCCCCGCATCCTTGTTCATAGATGGTACCTGTGCACATGTAGCTATTTGTACCATTGTAGCAATAGCCTTGATTAGCTGTACACTGGGCATTAGGGGTACAATCTGAGAGTTTGAGGGAGGATAAACTTTTCTTTACGTAACGTTAATCATCATTTCATGTTATTCATATCTGTACACTTAAGCCCTCATCCCTGAAGGAATTATCACTTTACATATAATCCAGACATGCAAAAATTTTGTTCGGTTGTAACGTGAGAGGTTCTGTGTATTGACTTTATTGTTTtgatttcagtttaaaaaatgacaataaagttAACTCAATATAAATACCAAAGACCAAGTTAAAAACATAAGAAGCTACGAGCTTTCAGAAAATATAATGCATAATACTGTTCCAGAAGTTTAAACCTACAATTATATTATCTACTATGCTACAAATCTTCTTTTGCATGTGCTTTCAATATTACATAAATTACATTAACACTTTTAGTTATCATAGAAATATGTGACTCTATGCCTTATAAACAATTGAGCAAAAAAATATATCCAGTTCTTCTACTGTTCTTTATGTGACTCACCCCTGCAACAAGTGCAATTGTTTCCAAGGCAACCTGCTGGTTCAGCTAAGCCATAGCAAGTTCCCCAGTCATCATCTTTCACGCATCTCCCACTGTCTCCTCTACATTCAGGTAATTCAACACAGTTATCAGGATCTGGAATGATAAAACATACGTGATATCAATAATACACAGAGGAGTATAAACTGAATTAATAATACATTAGGCCGACATGCAATTTTGcacaaaaatcttctgaatgcAGTGAAGAACATCCATGCATATTATCAATTTTGTTTTGTCTCAAGAAAGTCATTCACAGTTAATCTTAACAATATATTTAAGTATGAATGagatgatttatattttttgaaagaaaacaaggTCTTATGCTTATTCTTATGCTACTCAATAAATGCTCCCTTGCACCTGTGGTGGATAAAATAACCAAACCTGAATCTTATCAGAAAAAGTTACTCCTTACGAAAACTTTGTGAAAATGTACGTACTATAAACCGAGACCCAAAGGGAAATGGCTCTTTGTAAGATTCCTGGTGCTTGAGACAAATAagaagtgaaagaaatgattgcAGATGCAAAGCAAAGCCACTTACCCATGAAACAACAAGCATAATTTGGTCCATCACACCCTTCGTCATAAGTGATACCATTGCATACATGGCTGCTATTCGTACTGAAGCAGTAACCATTATTGTCTGAACAGATGGTTTTTGGTGAACATCCTGAAACAGCTTTAAGAaatgttacatttattttaatgtgCTCATCAGTTTGTGTAACTTTTCCTACTAACAGGGGCGTCACTTCGTTTTTCCTTGGGGGGGACAAAGGTTTATTTGAAGCTGCCCCCCCTCCTGAAAGCAGGGGGGAGAGAGTTGCTAGCAAAGTGAATCTAACCAGCTGGGGGCCCGCTATAAGGTCCccgagaaattttttttagaaatatcagCAAAATAGGAACAATTTGAAGCTACTTGTAAAGGAactttgaagaatttttattccttaaaaaatgctgtacatcaaattttgagataataaatcaagaagaaaagcTAGTGGAAATTTCTAAACAAATCAAGTTATAAACTATAGTATTGGTCCTAGAATAACTGcaatttaacattaaatatagCTCACTGCCTAGACAAGGTCattcaggaaaacaagaaaagttgatgTGAACAGGAAGATCTTAAGCTTCAGAAAATGTGTAAAGGTAAAATGGTACATAATTTTAACATGGTTCATCtaaggaaatttcaaaataaacatttacttCATGCATTTCAGATATTATCTACTGCATTAGTGGATACCTGCTTGATcataattttgcaaaattattaaCCAGTATGTCTTAGATAAGATTTTTAACAAGCTCCTTTTCTAAGACCTTGAGAAGCATGTCATTCACGCACTCATTTTTCGTGGTAGTTCGTAGATACGTTTTCACTAAGCTAAGCACTGAAGACAATCGTTCATTGCAGATGGTAGTTACTGGAAGGGTGATGAGAATTTTAACAATTTCAAGAATTTCTGAGTAGGCACATTCTAACGGTTTGAGTTCATCACACAattcaaaaaaattctttcgCTTTTCATTCTTAGTTAGAAAGTGACTATTTACTACAGAAATTTAGGCATTTAGAAGGATTTCATCTATGTGTATATCTTTATAAAACTGTACTATGGTAGACAGTTTCTTATCATAAAAAGTCATTAGAATTACGCTCAAGTGCATCCATCGCTGCTATCAGTGGCATATTATGAGTGGATCTATTATTCATCTCAGAGagaaatatatctaatatgtcaAAATGGATTCTTTTGAATGATACCTCAGGAGTGAGACCTGTACTGTCCTCACTCATTCCTACAGTTGAACTAGCTAAAAAGTCTTCTAACTTTGATGAGATCTTTTGGATCCTCTTGGGTCTGCCTACTTGATAGGAGTCTTTCAAGTTTGTATCAATCTCATGTGCAGCAGAACAATCTTAGCCTTGTCAGAGATATTAGAGAAACCTTCATCTGTTCTCAAGACCTGTCAGGTCATTAATTCATTTGTGAACAAAGTGATTAGATGTCTCAGCTCTTAAAGAAAACTGCCTtgtcttattatttttaacaGGTAACGATTATATGtaatgaattatttatattgttccaaatgttaaaaataactaatcTAAATTCATCCCTCTCTACACTtcaactttatttatatttttttcgacGCTTTGTTCCGTGACCTTATAATAAttggtatgtatataaataaacatacatatagatattttttgTATCGCTGATTTCGAGGCTTGCCAAAGAAAGCTTAGGGGGCTGAGTGCCCCCTCACTGCCCCCACCCAACCCATGCACCTGCATACTACACATTCTAAATTTGGTTTGGGCACAGTGAGAACACAATCCCAGTGGATGTTTACACAATCACTCAGTCCA
Coding sequences within it:
- the LOC135220026 gene encoding uncharacterized protein LOC135220026 isoform X3 — protein: MTVPVAVQESVHQAAPALAIMVTASVCRAATYAVVPCSLKNAVGQIVPAALKTPTTPEEWMRVAHGFVFKQDGISQTVWGLLTGNMC